In a single window of the Phoenix dactylifera cultivar Barhee BC4 unplaced genomic scaffold, palm_55x_up_171113_PBpolish2nd_filt_p 000478F, whole genome shotgun sequence genome:
- the LOC108510954 gene encoding uncharacterized mitochondrial protein AtMg00300-like codes for MANNLYEMEGSVVIDGAEVLAAAQEKQLAYKLWHYQMGHMSDRGLKELGKRGLILVVEKEGNDICEPCIYGKQHRVKFANSFKRSEGVLLLVHSNIWGLAPVSARGGARSPNRKHDGGIPEKIWSGKKVELGH; via the exons ATGGCCAATAATCTCTATGAGATGGAAGGCTCAGTGGTGATAGATGGTGCAGAGGTGTTGGCGGCAGCACAGGAGAAGCAGTTGGCCTACAAACTGTGGCACTATCAGATGGGTCATATGAGCGACAGGGGGCTCAAGGAACTCGGTAAGAGAGGTCTGATTCTAGTAGTTGAAAAGGAAGGAAATGACATATGTGAGCCTTGCATTTATGGCAAACAACATAGGGTAAAGTTTGCCAACAGTTTCAAGCGGAGTGAAGGTGTTCTACTGCTAGTTCACTCAAATATTTGGGGACTGGCGCCTGTTTCAGCTAGAGGTGGAGCAAG GTCCCCCAATAGAAAGCATGATGGAGGCATTCCAGAGAAGATCTGGAGTGGGAAGAAGGTGGAGCTTGGCCACTAA
- the LOC120106146 gene encoding secreted RxLR effector protein 161-like, translating into MANSGKEHCQALKWIFRYLQGTRKLGLTFEQQDGHGRNSNALREFSGPLEGFVDANFAGDLDTRRSTTGYVFNIFSGPISWRSTLQPITALSTTEAEYIGITEAVKEALWLKRLI; encoded by the coding sequence ATGGCAAACTCGGGGAAGGAGCACTGCCAGGCACTAAAGTGGATATTTCGATATCTACAAGGAACTCGGAAGCTTGGTCTGACTTTTGAGCAGCAAGATGGACATGGGAGGAACTCCAATGCCTTAAGGGAGTTTTCAGGTCCATTGGAAGGGTTTGTGGATGCAAATTTTGCAGGTGATCTAGATACGAGGAGGTCTACTACAGGTTATGTGTTCAACATATTTAGTGGACCGATTTCATGGAGATCAACCCTTCAACCTATCACGGCCTTATCCACCACAGAGGCCGAGTACATAGGGATCACAGAGGCTGTCAAGGAGGCTCTTTGGTTGAAGAGACTCATTTAG